A region from the Micrococcus cohnii genome encodes:
- the coaBC gene encoding bifunctional phosphopantothenoylcysteine decarboxylase/phosphopantothenate--cysteine ligase CoaBC produces the protein MRIVLGVGGGIAAYKAALLLRLMTEAGHEVTVVPTRNAEHFVGRATWEALSGRPVHTDTFDAVDRVNHVALGRSAELVVVAPATADLLARTAAGMAPDLLGNVLLTATCPVVLAPAMHTEMWQHAATQANVATLRERGVYVLDPAVGRLTGADSGAGRLPEPEQIWDAARALIDGAAVGPLTGRRVVVTGGGTREPLDPVRYLGNRSSGKQAVALARAAVERGAEVTLIAGPMSTPVPTGIRRVDVETTQQLLETVLEHARGADVLVMAAAVADFRPRTVATAKIKKDDDGSSPTIELERTPDVLASAVAARAEGAPIAPLIVGFAAETGDEDHDVLEHAQAKLKRKGCEMLVVNDVSAGQVFGRDETAVTVLFADGSEPVTAVGTKDDAARTVLERVVTHLG, from the coding sequence ATGCGGATCGTGCTCGGCGTCGGCGGTGGCATCGCCGCGTACAAAGCGGCGCTGCTGCTGCGCCTGATGACCGAGGCCGGTCACGAGGTGACGGTCGTACCCACGCGCAACGCCGAGCACTTCGTCGGACGCGCGACGTGGGAGGCCCTCTCGGGTCGCCCGGTGCATACCGACACCTTCGACGCCGTCGACCGGGTCAACCACGTGGCGCTCGGTCGTTCTGCCGAGCTGGTCGTGGTCGCGCCCGCGACCGCGGACCTGCTGGCGCGCACCGCGGCCGGCATGGCCCCTGACCTGCTCGGCAACGTGCTGCTCACCGCGACGTGCCCGGTGGTGCTGGCGCCGGCCATGCACACCGAGATGTGGCAGCACGCCGCCACGCAGGCGAATGTGGCCACGCTGCGCGAGCGCGGGGTCTACGTGCTCGACCCGGCAGTGGGTCGACTCACCGGCGCCGACTCCGGCGCTGGGCGGCTGCCCGAGCCGGAGCAGATCTGGGACGCGGCCCGAGCGCTCATCGACGGAGCGGCGGTGGGACCGCTGACCGGACGGCGTGTCGTCGTCACCGGTGGCGGCACACGTGAGCCCCTCGACCCGGTGCGATATCTGGGCAACCGTTCCTCGGGCAAGCAAGCGGTCGCGCTCGCCCGTGCCGCCGTGGAGCGGGGCGCGGAGGTGACACTGATCGCCGGCCCCATGAGCACCCCGGTCCCGACGGGCATCAGGCGCGTGGACGTCGAGACCACGCAGCAGCTGCTGGAGACGGTGCTCGAGCACGCCCGCGGCGCCGACGTGCTCGTGATGGCGGCCGCCGTGGCGGACTTCCGGCCACGGACCGTCGCCACGGCGAAGATCAAGAAGGACGACGACGGCTCGTCTCCGACGATCGAGCTCGAACGCACCCCGGATGTGCTCGCCTCCGCCGTGGCGGCGCGCGCGGAGGGGGCCCCGATCGCTCCGCTAATCGTCGGATTCGCCGCCGAGACCGGAGATGAGGACCACGACGTCCTCGAGCACGCCCAGGCCAAGCTCAAGCGCAAGGGCTGCGAGATGCTCGTGGTGAACGACGTCTCGGCAGGGCAGGTGTTCGGCCGTGACGAGACCGCCGTGACCGTGCTCTTCGCCGACGGTTCCGAGCCGGTGACCGCGGTCGGAACCAAGGACGATGCGGCGAGGACGGTGCTGGAGCGGGTCGTCACGCACCTGGGCTGA
- the rpoZ gene encoding DNA-directed RNA polymerase subunit omega codes for MTDQYDGIVNPPIDTLLERVDSKYALVLFAAKRARQINAYYSQLHEGLFEYVGPLVETQLNEKPLSISLREIESDLLVSREVSDQPVEIDFGDEEFGDFTLPGDEDPFATEAEAGAESANATTNAEQAAEDAGLVEQAEAAADEQSPADVEDN; via the coding sequence GTGACCGATCAGTACGACGGCATCGTCAACCCGCCCATCGACACCCTGCTGGAGAGGGTCGACTCGAAGTACGCGCTCGTGCTCTTCGCCGCAAAGCGCGCCCGTCAGATCAACGCGTACTACTCCCAGCTGCACGAGGGCCTGTTCGAGTATGTCGGTCCCCTCGTCGAGACCCAGCTGAACGAGAAGCCCCTGTCCATCTCGCTGCGCGAGATCGAGTCGGATCTGCTGGTCTCCCGCGAGGTGTCTGACCAGCCGGTCGAGATCGACTTCGGCGATGAGGAGTTCGGCGACTTCACGTTGCCGGGCGATGAGGATCCGTTCGCGACCGAGGCCGAGGCGGGCGCGGAGTCGGCGAACGCCACCACGAACGCGGAGCAGGCGGCCGAGGACGCCGGGCTCGTCGAGCAGGCCGAGGCCGCCGCCGACGAGCAGAGCCCGGCGGACGTCGAGGACAACTGA
- the gmk gene encoding guanylate kinase — MTVLAGPTAVGKGTVSAYIREHYPEAWLSVSATTRPARPGEQEGVHYFFVTSEEFDDLVDRDQMLEWAVVHGVNRYGTRRDKVDEAVAAGRHVLLEIDLQGARQVRESLPEATFVFLAPPSWPELVERLIGRGTETEAEQRRRLETARMELAAEPEFDAVVVNDRVERAASELVQIMGLTPRD; from the coding sequence GTGACCGTGCTGGCCGGCCCGACTGCCGTGGGCAAGGGCACGGTGTCCGCGTACATCCGTGAGCACTATCCCGAGGCGTGGCTGTCCGTGTCGGCGACGACGCGCCCGGCCCGTCCCGGTGAGCAGGAGGGGGTGCACTACTTTTTCGTCACGAGCGAGGAGTTCGACGATCTGGTCGATCGGGATCAGATGCTCGAGTGGGCCGTGGTCCACGGCGTCAACCGCTACGGCACGCGGCGGGACAAAGTCGACGAGGCGGTGGCCGCCGGCCGCCACGTGCTGCTCGAGATCGACCTGCAGGGGGCCCGGCAGGTGCGCGAGTCCCTGCCGGAGGCGACTTTCGTGTTCCTGGCCCCGCCGAGCTGGCCGGAACTTGTTGAACGCCTGATCGGCCGTGGCACCGAGACCGAGGCTGAGCAGCGTCGCAGGCTTGAAACCGCTAGGATGGAACTCGCTGCCGAGCCGGAGTTCGACGCCGTCGTGGTCAATGACCGCGTGGAGCGCGCCGCCTCGGAACTGGTCCAGATCATGGGCCTGACCCCGCGCGACTGA
- the mihF gene encoding integration host factor, actinobacterial type — translation MALRELSLEERAAAREKALRARQERANLKEAFARGEIGLAELFDRADEDPAIGRLRTVDLLQAMPGVGEVRAHRIMEACEISPVRRLKGLGRRQREALIAYIGR, via the coding sequence ATGGCGCTGCGTGAACTGAGCCTTGAAGAGCGTGCGGCCGCACGTGAGAAGGCGCTGCGCGCCCGGCAGGAGCGCGCGAACCTCAAGGAGGCCTTCGCGCGCGGCGAGATCGGCCTGGCCGAGCTCTTCGACCGAGCGGACGAGGACCCGGCCATCGGTCGGCTGCGCACCGTCGACCTGCTGCAGGCGATGCCCGGGGTCGGTGAGGTGCGCGCCCACCGCATCATGGAGGCGTGCGAGATCTCTCCGGTGCGCCGGCTCAAGGGCCTCGGACGGCGTCAGCGCGAGGCGCTGATCGCCTATATTGGCCGCTGA
- the pyrF gene encoding orotidine-5'-phosphate decarboxylase → MSGTSERRHVGREPFGARLRAAMDRVGPLCLGVDPHPGLLQSWGLPDTPAGLEAFSAAALEAAAGGSDGPLVAALKPQVALYERHGSAGLAALETFLAQAREAGVLTIADAKRGDIGSTMAGYASAWLDDASPLAADAVTLSPYLGFESLRPAFEAAARTGRGVFVLALTSNPEGASVQHVGAEQEQGSVASRIVAAAAAENAAHVGEDERELGPVGLVVGATVAERAHALGLDLAGVRGALLAPGFGAQGGTAAGMREGFGPAWPAVLATSSRGILAAGPSVSRLAEQLKRNLADLG, encoded by the coding sequence ATGAGCGGCACGTCCGAGCGCCGGCACGTCGGCCGTGAGCCCTTCGGCGCGCGGCTGCGAGCGGCCATGGACCGGGTCGGCCCGCTGTGCCTGGGCGTCGACCCGCACCCGGGACTGCTGCAGTCCTGGGGGCTGCCGGACACCCCGGCCGGCCTCGAGGCGTTCTCGGCGGCCGCCCTCGAGGCGGCCGCCGGGGGATCCGACGGGCCGCTGGTGGCCGCGCTCAAGCCTCAGGTGGCGCTCTATGAACGGCACGGCTCCGCGGGGCTGGCGGCCCTCGAGACGTTCCTCGCCCAGGCGCGGGAGGCGGGGGTGCTCACAATCGCCGACGCCAAGCGTGGCGACATCGGTTCGACCATGGCCGGCTATGCCTCGGCCTGGCTCGACGATGCGTCGCCACTGGCGGCCGATGCGGTGACCCTGAGCCCCTATCTGGGCTTCGAGTCGCTGCGACCGGCCTTCGAGGCCGCCGCGAGGACCGGGCGTGGGGTGTTCGTCCTCGCGCTGACCTCCAATCCGGAGGGCGCGTCCGTCCAACACGTCGGCGCCGAACAGGAGCAGGGCTCCGTGGCCTCGAGGATCGTCGCGGCGGCCGCCGCGGAGAATGCGGCTCATGTGGGTGAGGACGAGCGTGAGCTGGGACCGGTGGGGCTGGTGGTCGGCGCGACCGTCGCCGAACGGGCCCACGCCCTCGGCCTCGACCTCGCCGGCGTCCGGGGGGCGCTGTTGGCGCCCGGCTTCGGCGCACAGGGAGGCACGGCGGCGGGCATGCGCGAGGGCTTCGGCCCGGCATGGCCGGCGGTGCTCGCCACCAGCTCGCGCGGCATTCTGGCGGCCGGTCCGTCCGTGTCGCGACTCGCCGAACAGCTGAAGCGGAATCTGGCTGACCTGGGATGA
- the carB gene encoding carbamoyl-phosphate synthase large subunit, whose protein sequence is MPKRTDLTSVLVIGSGPIVIGQAAEFDYSGTQAIRVLKEEGVRVILVNSNPATIMTDPELADATYVEPITPEVVAKIIEKERPDAVLPTLGGQTALNTAIALDKDGVLEKYGVELIGANIAAIELGENREKFKGVVERSGGESARSAIVHTMDEALEAVKDLGYPVVVRPSFTMGGLGSGMAYDEADLHRICGAGLQYSPTSEVLLEESILGWKEYELEMMRDKNDNVVVVCSIENVDPVGVHTGDSITVAPAMTLTDREYQKLRDISINVIREVGVDTGGCNIQFAVNPDDGRVVVIEMNPRVSRSSALASKATGFAIAKIATKLALGYTMDEIPNDITLKTPASFEPVLDYVVVKVPRFAFEKFPAADGTLTTTMKSVGEAMAIGRNFTEALQKALRSLEQSGSELEFDRDADPAALLEQARTATTQRLAQTQRALYAGASLEQAFDATAIDPWFLDQFQLINEIADEVREAEQLTADVLTRAKRHGFSDVQIGRLRHMDPAVVRGVRHALGVRPVYKTVDTCAAEFEAFTPYRYSSYDRETEVQPHAAPSVIILGSGPNRIGQGIEFDYSCVHATLALREAGYETVMVNCNPETVSTDYDVSDRLYFEPLTLEDVLEVIHAEQSSGGVAGVFVQLGGQTPLKLAQQLSDAGVPILGTSPEAIDLAEHRGEFARVLDGAGLIAPKNGTAVSFEDAKDVADRIGYPVLVRPSYVLGGRGMEIVYTEQALEQYVSNATEITPDQPMLVDRFLEDAIEIDVDALYDGEQLYLGGIMEHIEEAGVHSGDSACVLPPVTLGPDVLARVREATEQIAHGVGVRGLINIQFALASDVLYVIEANPRASRTVPFVSKATGVQLSKAAALIGMGCSIADLQSEGRLPRDYDGAALPLDAAVAVKEAVMPFTRFRTAQGRVVDSLLGPEMRSTGEVMGIDRYFDTAFAKSQAAAGGPLPTSGRVFVSVANRDKRSAVGHVKRLVDLGFEIVSTGGTADVLRRNGVQAETVAKIASSNDPDGAGTVLEQLHEGRVDLVLNTPSGGDARGDGYEIRAAATSLGVPVITTLAEFAACLQAIEALREHAWSVTSLQEHDERLRGLVARDRTPAEAGAGA, encoded by the coding sequence ATGCCCAAGCGCACAGATCTGACATCCGTCCTGGTCATCGGCTCCGGTCCGATCGTCATCGGGCAGGCCGCCGAGTTCGACTACTCCGGCACGCAGGCGATCCGCGTGCTCAAGGAGGAGGGCGTCCGCGTCATCCTCGTGAACTCGAACCCGGCGACGATCATGACCGACCCGGAGCTGGCCGACGCGACCTATGTCGAGCCGATCACACCCGAGGTGGTCGCGAAGATCATCGAGAAGGAGCGTCCGGACGCGGTTCTGCCGACCCTCGGGGGTCAGACCGCCCTGAACACCGCCATCGCCCTGGACAAGGACGGCGTGCTCGAGAAGTACGGCGTCGAGCTGATCGGCGCGAACATCGCCGCGATCGAGCTGGGGGAGAACCGCGAGAAGTTCAAGGGCGTCGTCGAGCGCTCCGGCGGGGAGTCGGCACGCTCGGCCATCGTGCACACCATGGATGAGGCGCTCGAGGCGGTGAAGGACCTCGGCTATCCGGTCGTCGTGCGCCCCTCGTTCACGATGGGCGGGCTCGGCTCGGGCATGGCCTACGACGAAGCGGATCTGCACCGCATCTGCGGGGCCGGCCTGCAGTACTCGCCCACCTCGGAGGTGCTCCTGGAGGAGTCCATCCTCGGGTGGAAGGAGTACGAGCTGGAGATGATGCGCGACAAGAACGACAACGTCGTGGTCGTCTGCTCGATCGAGAACGTCGACCCCGTGGGCGTGCACACCGGCGACTCGATCACCGTGGCCCCGGCCATGACGTTGACCGACCGCGAGTACCAGAAGCTGCGCGACATCTCGATCAACGTGATCCGCGAGGTCGGCGTCGACACCGGCGGCTGCAACATCCAGTTCGCCGTGAACCCGGACGACGGTCGCGTCGTGGTCATCGAGATGAACCCCCGCGTGTCGCGCTCGTCGGCGCTGGCGTCCAAGGCGACCGGCTTCGCCATCGCCAAGATCGCCACCAAGCTGGCCCTGGGGTACACGATGGATGAGATCCCGAACGACATCACGCTCAAGACCCCCGCGAGTTTCGAACCCGTGCTGGACTACGTGGTCGTCAAGGTGCCGCGCTTCGCGTTCGAGAAGTTCCCGGCCGCCGACGGCACCCTGACGACCACCATGAAGTCCGTCGGCGAGGCCATGGCCATCGGCCGCAACTTCACCGAGGCCCTCCAGAAGGCGTTGCGCTCGCTCGAGCAGTCCGGTTCGGAACTGGAGTTCGACCGTGATGCGGACCCGGCGGCCTTGCTCGAGCAGGCCCGCACGGCCACCACGCAGCGTCTCGCGCAGACTCAGCGTGCGCTGTACGCGGGTGCGAGCCTGGAGCAGGCCTTCGACGCCACGGCGATCGACCCGTGGTTCCTGGACCAGTTCCAGCTGATCAACGAGATCGCCGACGAGGTGCGCGAGGCCGAGCAGCTCACCGCCGATGTGCTGACCCGGGCCAAGCGTCACGGCTTCTCCGATGTGCAGATCGGCCGCCTGCGTCACATGGACCCTGCGGTCGTCCGGGGTGTCCGCCATGCCCTCGGTGTGCGCCCGGTCTACAAGACCGTCGACACCTGCGCGGCCGAGTTCGAGGCCTTCACCCCCTACCGCTATTCCAGCTACGACCGGGAGACGGAGGTGCAGCCGCACGCTGCGCCGAGCGTCATCATCCTGGGCTCGGGCCCCAACCGCATCGGTCAGGGCATCGAATTCGACTACTCGTGCGTGCACGCGACGCTGGCGTTGCGTGAGGCGGGATACGAGACGGTGATGGTCAACTGCAACCCGGAGACCGTCTCGACCGACTACGACGTCTCGGACCGCTTGTATTTCGAGCCGCTCACGCTCGAGGACGTGCTCGAGGTGATCCACGCCGAGCAGTCCTCCGGCGGGGTGGCCGGCGTGTTCGTGCAGCTGGGCGGGCAGACCCCGCTCAAGCTCGCCCAGCAGCTCTCCGACGCGGGCGTGCCCATCCTGGGCACCTCGCCCGAGGCGATCGACCTGGCCGAGCATCGCGGCGAGTTCGCGCGCGTGCTGGACGGCGCGGGCCTCATCGCCCCGAAGAACGGTACGGCGGTGTCCTTCGAGGACGCCAAGGACGTGGCCGACCGCATCGGCTATCCCGTGCTCGTGCGTCCCTCGTATGTGCTGGGCGGCCGCGGCATGGAGATCGTCTACACCGAGCAGGCGCTCGAGCAGTACGTCAGCAACGCCACGGAGATCACCCCGGACCAGCCGATGCTGGTCGACCGCTTCCTCGAGGACGCGATCGAGATCGACGTCGACGCCCTGTATGACGGCGAGCAGTTGTACCTGGGCGGCATCATGGAGCACATCGAGGAGGCGGGGGTCCACTCGGGCGACTCGGCGTGCGTGCTGCCCCCGGTGACCCTGGGCCCGGATGTGCTGGCTCGGGTGCGCGAGGCGACGGAGCAGATCGCCCACGGCGTCGGCGTGCGTGGACTGATCAACATTCAGTTCGCCCTCGCTTCGGACGTGCTGTACGTGATCGAGGCGAACCCGCGCGCGTCCCGGACCGTCCCGTTCGTCTCCAAGGCGACCGGCGTGCAGCTGTCGAAGGCCGCAGCGTTGATCGGGATGGGCTGCTCGATCGCGGATCTGCAGTCCGAGGGCCGACTGCCCCGGGACTACGACGGCGCTGCCCTGCCGCTGGATGCAGCCGTGGCGGTGAAGGAGGCCGTCATGCCGTTCACGCGTTTCCGCACGGCGCAGGGGCGCGTCGTGGACTCGCTGCTGGGCCCGGAGATGCGCTCGACCGGCGAGGTCATGGGCATCGACCGGTACTTCGACACGGCTTTCGCCAAGTCCCAGGCCGCCGCCGGCGGGCCGCTGCCCACCTCTGGCCGGGTGTTCGTGTCCGTGGCCAATCGAGACAAGCGTTCGGCGGTCGGGCACGTCAAGCGTCTGGTCGACCTGGGCTTCGAGATCGTCTCCACCGGCGGAACCGCGGACGTGTTGCGCCGCAACGGCGTGCAGGCCGAGACCGTGGCGAAGATCGCGTCCTCGAACGACCCGGACGGGGCCGGCACCGTGCTCGAACAGCTGCACGAGGGGCGTGTGGATCTGGTGCTGAACACGCCCTCGGGCGGTGACGCCCGGGGTGACGGGTACGAGATCCGCGCCGCCGCGACCAGCCTCGGCGTGCCGGTGATCACCACGCTCGCCGAGTTCGCCGCCTGCCTGCAGGCGATCGAGGCGCTGCGCGAGCATGCGTGGTCGGTGACCTCGCTGCAGGAGCACGACGAGCGTCTGCGCGGCCTCGTGGCGCGCGACCGCACACCGGCTGAGGCGGGAGCCGGAGCATGA
- the carA gene encoding glutamine-hydrolyzing carbamoyl-phosphate synthase small subunit, with amino-acid sequence MSPTPTTALLVLEDGTVHRGRAYGATGVSLGEAVFTTGMTGYQETLTDPSYAGQIVVQTAPHIGNTGVNDEDPESRAIWVAGYVVRDAARRPSNWRSVRSLEEELAAQEVVGIQDVDTRAITRHLRTAGAMRAGVFSGAAAERPEAELVAEVMAQPPMAGRALAESVSAESAYVVTPTEHGWQGEPVARIAALDLGIKAATPRHLAARGIEVHVLPADSDFEAIRAVEPDGVFLSNGPGDPATADRQVETLRQVLDAGLPFFGICFGNQLFGRALGFGTYKLPFGHRGPNQPVMDVATGRVEITSQNHGFAVDAPIGEVVEAPESRYGRVEVSHYSLNDDVVEGLRLLDRPAFSVQFHPEAAAGPHDSLGLFDRFVALLTAHRDSSRTTTVEGA; translated from the coding sequence ATGAGTCCGACCCCCACCACAGCCCTGCTGGTCCTCGAGGACGGCACGGTGCACCGTGGCCGTGCCTACGGCGCGACCGGTGTCAGCCTCGGCGAGGCCGTCTTCACGACCGGAATGACCGGGTACCAGGAGACGTTGACCGACCCGTCGTATGCCGGGCAGATCGTCGTGCAGACCGCACCGCACATCGGCAACACCGGGGTCAACGATGAGGACCCGGAGTCCCGCGCGATCTGGGTGGCCGGCTACGTCGTGCGTGACGCTGCCCGCCGCCCCTCGAACTGGCGCAGCGTCCGCAGCCTGGAGGAGGAACTGGCCGCGCAGGAGGTCGTCGGCATCCAGGACGTCGACACCCGCGCGATCACCCGACATCTGCGCACGGCCGGAGCCATGCGCGCGGGGGTGTTCTCCGGCGCGGCGGCTGAGCGCCCCGAAGCGGAGCTCGTCGCCGAGGTCATGGCCCAGCCGCCCATGGCCGGGCGCGCCCTCGCCGAGTCCGTCAGCGCCGAGTCCGCTTACGTCGTCACTCCCACTGAGCACGGCTGGCAGGGTGAGCCGGTCGCACGCATCGCCGCGCTGGACCTGGGCATCAAGGCAGCCACTCCCCGTCACCTGGCCGCTCGCGGCATCGAGGTGCACGTGCTGCCCGCTGATTCGGACTTCGAGGCGATCCGGGCCGTCGAGCCCGACGGCGTGTTCCTGTCCAATGGTCCGGGCGATCCGGCCACGGCCGACCGCCAGGTCGAGACCCTGCGTCAGGTGCTCGACGCGGGTCTGCCGTTCTTCGGCATCTGCTTCGGCAATCAGCTGTTCGGCCGCGCGCTGGGCTTCGGCACCTACAAACTGCCGTTCGGCCACCGCGGCCCCAACCAGCCGGTCATGGACGTGGCGACCGGTCGTGTCGAGATCACCTCGCAGAACCACGGCTTCGCCGTCGACGCGCCGATCGGAGAGGTCGTCGAGGCCCCCGAGTCCCGGTACGGCCGGGTGGAGGTCTCGCATTACTCGCTGAACGACGACGTCGTCGAGGGCCTGCGTCTGCTCGACCGACCCGCCTTCTCCGTCCAGTTCCACCCCGAAGCCGCAGCGGGCCCCCACGACTCGCTCGGCCTGTTCGACCGCTTCGTCGCGCTGCTGACCGCGCACCGCGACTCGTCTCGCACCACCACCGTTGAAGGAGCCTGA
- a CDS encoding dihydroorotase codes for MTGTLLTNITLADGRRADVRVADGTVAAIRQAGHGGPAELTLDCTDLLLLPGLVDLHTHLREPGKEDAETVETGTQAAAMGGFTSVHAMANSTPTADNASVVEQVWRLGRAAGWCDVHPVGAVTVGLGGESLADLGSMAASQAAVRMFSDDGMCVHDAVLMRRALEYVKAFDGVVAQHAQEPKLTAGAQMNESELSGLLGLGGWPAVAEEAIIARDVLLAQHVDSRLHICHVSTAGSVEIIRWAKQRGIAVTAEVTPHHLLLTEELVRSFNPVFKVNPPLRRDEDVQALRAALADGTIDTVGTDHAPHTAETKQCEWTIAAMGMTGLETALPVVQEAMVETGLLDWAGVARVFSATPARIAGLSDQGQVDASGVPLEGSVANLLVWDPSARGVVDPARHATRSRNSPYAGRELPGRTVHMFYRGQRVVADGALATAYRHEPVAP; via the coding sequence ATGACCGGCACCCTGCTGACGAACATCACCCTGGCCGACGGACGCCGCGCCGATGTGCGCGTAGCCGACGGCACGGTCGCCGCGATCCGTCAGGCGGGTCACGGCGGTCCGGCCGAACTGACCCTGGACTGCACCGATCTGCTGCTGCTGCCCGGCCTTGTCGACCTGCACACGCACCTGCGCGAGCCCGGCAAAGAGGACGCCGAGACCGTCGAGACGGGAACCCAGGCTGCCGCCATGGGCGGATTCACCTCGGTGCACGCGATGGCCAACTCGACGCCGACGGCCGACAATGCCTCGGTCGTCGAACAGGTGTGGCGGCTCGGTCGCGCCGCCGGTTGGTGCGATGTGCACCCGGTGGGAGCCGTGACCGTCGGACTGGGCGGGGAGTCGCTTGCGGACCTGGGGTCGATGGCCGCCTCGCAGGCGGCCGTGCGCATGTTCTCCGACGACGGGATGTGCGTGCACGATGCCGTGCTGATGCGCCGCGCCCTGGAATACGTGAAGGCGTTCGACGGCGTCGTCGCCCAGCACGCCCAGGAGCCGAAGCTCACCGCGGGCGCGCAGATGAACGAATCGGAGCTGTCCGGGCTGCTCGGTCTGGGCGGATGGCCAGCCGTCGCCGAGGAGGCGATCATCGCCCGGGACGTGCTGCTGGCCCAGCACGTCGACTCGCGCCTGCACATCTGCCACGTGTCGACGGCGGGCTCGGTGGAGATCATCCGCTGGGCCAAGCAGCGCGGCATCGCTGTGACCGCCGAGGTCACTCCGCATCACCTGCTGCTCACCGAGGAGCTGGTCCGCTCGTTCAACCCGGTCTTCAAGGTCAATCCGCCGCTGCGCCGCGATGAGGACGTGCAGGCCCTGCGCGCCGCCCTGGCCGACGGGACGATCGACACCGTGGGAACCGACCACGCCCCGCACACGGCTGAGACCAAGCAGTGCGAGTGGACGATCGCCGCGATGGGCATGACCGGGCTGGAGACCGCGCTGCCCGTCGTGCAGGAGGCCATGGTCGAGACCGGGCTGCTCGACTGGGCGGGTGTTGCCCGCGTGTTCTCGGCCACCCCGGCGCGCATTGCGGGCCTGTCGGACCAGGGCCAGGTCGACGCGTCCGGCGTCCCGCTCGAGGGGTCCGTGGCAAATCTGCTCGTGTGGGATCCCTCCGCACGAGGCGTCGTGGATCCGGCGAGGCACGCCACGCGCTCCCGCAACAGTCCCTACGCCGGCCGCGAGCTGCCAGGCCGCACTGTGCACATGTTCTACCGCGGTCAGCGCGTCGTGGCCGACGGCGCGCTGGCCACTGCGTACCGGCATGAACCGGTGGCACCGTGA
- a CDS encoding aspartate carbamoyltransferase catalytic subunit has protein sequence MRHLLSTLDLDRIDALSVLDTAGQMAAVNGREVKKLPALRGRTVVNLFFEDSTRTRISFEAAAKRLSADVINFSAKGSSVSKGESLKDTVQTLEAIGADAIVMRHWSSGAAQQLAESGWIKAGVVNAGDGTHEHPTQALLDAYTLREHLAKERGVPAAGLDLTGMRVVIVGDILHSRVARSNVWLLDTLGAEVIVAAPPTLLPVGIEAWPCRVTYALDEALAEGPDAVMMLRVQVERMGGAFFPSAGEYTRSWGLTADRFARLNAASGRVLGTPLVMHPGPMNRGLEICDAAADSPRNTALEQVANGVSVRMAVLHLILNHDAEGTQP, from the coding sequence GTGCGTCATCTGCTCTCTACCCTGGACCTGGACCGGATAGACGCGCTGTCCGTGCTCGACACCGCGGGCCAGATGGCCGCCGTCAACGGGCGTGAGGTCAAGAAGCTGCCCGCGCTGCGGGGGCGTACGGTCGTGAACCTGTTCTTCGAGGACTCGACCCGAACGCGCATCTCGTTCGAGGCGGCTGCCAAGCGCCTCTCCGCGGACGTCATTAACTTCTCGGCCAAGGGCTCGTCGGTGTCGAAGGGCGAGTCGCTCAAGGACACCGTGCAGACGCTCGAGGCGATCGGTGCGGACGCGATCGTGATGCGGCACTGGTCCTCCGGAGCCGCTCAGCAGCTGGCGGAGTCGGGCTGGATCAAGGCGGGCGTCGTCAACGCCGGCGACGGCACGCACGAGCACCCCACCCAGGCGCTGCTGGACGCCTACACCCTGCGCGAGCACCTCGCGAAGGAACGCGGTGTGCCCGCGGCCGGCCTGGACCTGACGGGCATGCGTGTGGTCATCGTCGGCGACATCCTGCACTCTCGGGTAGCACGGTCGAACGTGTGGCTGCTGGACACGCTCGGCGCCGAGGTGATCGTCGCGGCGCCGCCGACGTTGTTGCCCGTCGGGATCGAGGCCTGGCCCTGCCGCGTCACCTACGCCCTCGACGAGGCGCTGGCCGAGGGGCCCGACGCCGTGATGATGCTGCGCGTTCAGGTTGAGCGCATGGGCGGCGCGTTCTTCCCCTCGGCGGGGGAGTACACCCGCTCGTGGGGGCTCACCGCCGACCGGTTCGCGCGTCTGAACGCGGCCTCCGGTCGGGTGCTCGGCACGCCGCTGGTGATGCACCCGGGACCGATGAACCGCGGTCTGGAGATCTGCGACGCTGCGGCGGACTCGCCGCGCAACACGGCGCTGGAGCAGGTCGCCAACGGCGTGTCTGTCCGGATGGCCGTGCTCCACCTGATCCTCAACCACGACGCGGAAGGCACCCAGCCATGA